The window TCCAGGTTTCCGGCCAGGGCCCCATGGACCCGGCCACCAACCAGTACATCGGCGAGGGCGACGTCCGCGTCCAGACCCGTCGCACCCTGGAGAACGTCAAGGCCATCCTCGAAGCCGGCGGTTCCTCCGTTGAAGACGTCCTCATGTTCCGCGTCTACCTCACCACCCGCGATGACTTCGCCGCCATGAACGAGGTCTACGGCGAGTTCATCCGCGAAAACGTGCCCAGCGGTCTGCTGCCGAGCCGCACCACGGTGTTCGTGGACCTGCCGCACGAGGTCATGCTGGTGGAGATCGACGCCCTGGCGGTTACGGCGTAACCCACTCTCACCTCCCGCGGGCTTCAAGCGATCCCTCTCTCACCTCCCGCGGGAAAGCTCGACGGCGGCACTCACCTTAGGTGCCGCCGTCGAGCTCTAAGGGGTTCCTGGCCGCATGTGGCGTCGTGACCCGTTTTGAATCCGAAAACACCCCGACACGCCGCGAAAGTCGGCGTGTCGGCAGAGATCAGCGCTCAAAGAAGGTCAGGAAGCCACGCGCCGGCCAACAACCGACGCCGGGACCGCCGGGACGCGCTGGCGCTTGGCGTACACCCGGGCACGTTGGCTGGACAGGGCCAGGAGCACCAGGATGTCGGTGGCCAAACCAGAGAGGCCCGCTTCGAGGGTGATATTCGCGCTGCCGGTGGCGTAGTCGATTGCCTGAACCACGATGGAGATGGAACTCAGTCCCATGGCAATCACGCGGGCTCCGTTGCTACCCAGGAAAATGCGCCAGGCCA is drawn from Arthrobacter sp. 31Y and contains these coding sequences:
- a CDS encoding RidA family protein, which produces MSEKTVVLTENAPAPAHVFSQGIKKGGMFQVSGQGPMDPATNQYIGEGDVRVQTRRTLENVKAILEAGGSSVEDVLMFRVYLTTRDDFAAMNEVYGEFIRENVPSGLLPSRTTVFVDLPHEVMLVEIDALAVTA